A single window of Qipengyuania sediminis DNA harbors:
- a CDS encoding glutathione S-transferase family protein, with amino-acid sequence MWQLHQFPLCPFSRKVRLVMGEKTIAYELVRALPWERSEELARLNHAGRTPVLADPGRGIALADSRAICEYLEETVERSPLLSGSSAQRAEIRRLVALFDEGLYTDVTGPLLQEKMMKRVVTRQPPDSRALREAMRAAHEHLDYLDWLIDTRQWLAGPMLSLADLAAAAQLSVADYLGGIDWSGHEQTQGWYAVFKSRPSFRPLLQEKMEGIHPPSHYALVDA; translated from the coding sequence ATGTGGCAGCTGCATCAATTCCCGCTCTGTCCCTTCAGCCGCAAGGTCCGGCTGGTCATGGGAGAGAAGACGATCGCTTACGAGCTCGTCCGCGCACTGCCCTGGGAGCGGAGCGAGGAGCTGGCGCGCCTCAATCATGCGGGACGCACTCCGGTGCTGGCCGACCCGGGGCGCGGCATCGCGCTCGCCGATAGTCGTGCGATCTGCGAATATCTGGAGGAGACGGTCGAGCGCAGTCCGCTGCTTTCGGGCAGCAGCGCGCAGCGGGCCGAGATCCGCCGCCTCGTCGCGCTGTTCGACGAGGGGCTCTACACCGACGTCACCGGGCCGCTGCTGCAGGAAAAGATGATGAAGCGGGTCGTGACCCGCCAGCCTCCCGACAGCCGCGCGTTGCGCGAGGCGATGCGCGCTGCGCACGAGCATCTCGATTACCTCGACTGGCTGATCGACACGCGCCAGTGGCTGGCGGGGCCGATGCTGAGCCTCGCCGATCTTGCCGCCGCGGCGCAGCTCTCTGTCGCGGACTATCTCGGCGGGATCGACTGGTCGGGGCACGAGCAGACCCAGGGGTGGTACGCCGTCTTCAAGAGCCGCCCCAGCTTCCGCCCGCTGCTGCAGGAGAAGATGGAGGGGATTCATCCACCATCGCATTATGCGCTGGTGGATGCGTGA
- the msrB gene encoding peptide-methionine (R)-S-oxide reductase MsrB: MTDKIKLTDAEWREKLTPEQYHILRERGTERAFTGPLNANKASGEYHCAACGQLLFTSDTKFDSGSGWPSFTAPAEGDAVEEHRDMSHGMVRTEVLCGKCEGHLGHVFPDGPGETGLRYCINSAALDFEPES, translated from the coding sequence ATGACCGACAAGATCAAGCTAACCGATGCGGAATGGCGTGAGAAGCTGACGCCCGAGCAGTATCATATCCTGCGCGAACGCGGGACGGAGCGCGCCTTCACCGGGCCGCTCAACGCCAACAAGGCTTCGGGCGAATACCACTGCGCCGCCTGCGGCCAGCTGCTCTTCACCAGCGACACCAAGTTCGACAGCGGCTCGGGCTGGCCAAGCTTCACCGCCCCGGCGGAAGGCGATGCGGTCGAGGAGCACCGCGACATGAGCCACGGCATGGTCCGCACCGAAGTGCTGTGCGGAAAATGCGAAGGCCATTTGGGTCATGTCTTCCCCGACGGGCCGGGGGAGACGGGGCTGCGTTATTGCATCAATTCCGCCGCGCTCGACTTCGAGCCCGAAAGCTGA